In the genome of Oscarella lobularis chromosome 1, ooOscLobu1.1, whole genome shotgun sequence, one region contains:
- the LOC136199461 gene encoding uncharacterized protein: MTEWTRVPQRSLSRQSSEKEKRESEPSRTKSDADARRRVRNAMVNADEDSCPEKKKAKNKAKGAASKSPPDPFYYVSPLIDSYTQPVYRSLGKRWKDFAREGLGLSEADLDSVEVKYPDNLKRQCDSAIQLWKRRRPNSNVGHFIKALQSADENSLAETVERRAQEHQRYPSKSPGDRRPSIPSNSAQKPTKESAARRNLFPQKEQPKKKRKVEKSISLPPKPDISAANSLVDDLKTKQIVFLSKSIPADMKAKLTDSKIPFSTKTLVDDLSQIDALVVIVNGGISPDVKATLEKAEEYFLDGNLRIVTILADSKAEVPEVLCSTAVLRYHSETKKKFLECLHKCLCESANPVSAGPYTPCELVSNGWCPPGGQVRDGAPPGDNATEPHYILCVRSFWGHNMLRKIMSESLEQTFFHIIVVVVFLTQCALAVADSLSEDSMRLFLMNSFAKAFFRIVFVIPCLYKTIATLHVSPTEWSKWKVQFSSSHIPLLKFFYDSKIHDEAKYRKLNSNNTVRHVYRQLDSDLTLLLRSHFTHCLFEVSLLIFLDFLDYPAIDSPRWNVIIRFIDVFGIFTSLLIFHVAFALFAFDMKMANYYRGLAKGSSLPKEKEESLLNTWKRLIAASIPLAWFVLLLLVIIPQSHISRPPSEEYDEKMTTLVLFIMVLADIFTGCNNTSTWRYIFPGKAFLTFLAVITSFAVTPHPSTRGDFVFIGLTTGRLIALIIWHWRFSVRTSGVTFQWRHFPHFLLVLFLVLLLVVRVCGYSFF, encoded by the exons ATGACGGAGTGGACCCGAGTTCCTCAAAGGTCTCTGAGTAGGCAGTCatcagaaaaagagaaacgcgaaTCGGAGCCGTCGCGGACTAAATCCGACGCGGACGCGCGACGAAGGGTGCGAAATGCCATGGTAAATGCCGACGAAGACAGCTGtccagaaaagaaaaaagccaaaaacaAAGCCAAAGGGGCGGCATCTAAAAGCCCACCGGACCCTTTTTACTATGTTTCTCCCTTGATCGATTCGTATACGCAGCCGGTCTATCGTAGCTTGGGCAAACGGTGGAAGGACTTCGCCCGCGAGGGTCTCGGCTTGTCTGAAGCCGACTTGGACAGCGTCGAAGTGAAATATCCCGACAATCTGAAACGTCAATGCGATTCGGCCATTCAACtgtggaaaagaagacgccCGAATTCGAACGTCGGACATTTCATCAAGGCGCTTCAATCGGCCGATGAAAATTCTTTGGCCGAAACCGTCGAACGAAGGGCGCAAGAACATCAACGCTATCCTTCTAAGTCGCCTGGTGATCGCAGACCTTCCATTCCTTCAAATTCGGCTCAAAAGC CGACTAAGGAGTCGGCGGCACGTAGGAATCTCTTTCCGCAAAAGGAACAAcctaaaaagaagagaaaagtcgaaaaaTCCATTTCGCTTCCTCCTAAACCCG ACATTTCTGCTGCAAATTCGCTTGTGGACGATTTGAAAACTAAGCAGATCGTATTTCTTTCCAAGTCAATTCCCGCAGACATGAAGGCCAAACTGACAGATAGCAAAATACCATTTTCAACAAAGACGTTGGTTGACGACCTAAGTCAGATCGACGCTCTAGTTGTCATAGTAAACGGTGGCATATCACCTGACGTCAAAGCAACGCTGGAAAAGGCAGAAGAGTACTTTCTTGATGGCAATCTTCGTATCGTCACCATTCTAGCAGATAGCAAAGCAGAAGTACCAGAAGTTCTCTGCTCGACAGCAGTTCTACGATATCACTCGGAGACCAAAAAGAAATTCCTTGAGTGTCTTCACAAATGCCTGTGTGAATCCGCCAACCCGGTCAGTGCTGGACCATACACTCCATGTGAACTGGTCTCCAACG GTTGGTGCCCACCCGGTGGCCAAGTCCGAGATGGTGCACCACCAGGCGACAACGCTACTGAGCCTCACTACATTCTCTGCGTCAGATCGTTTTGGGGCCATAACATGCTACGAAAGATTATGTCTGAAAGTCTGGAACAAACCTTTTTTCACATCATCGTCGTAGTCGTCTTTCTCACCCAGTGTGCGCTGGCAGTTGCGGATTCGTTGTCCGAGGATTCCATGCGTCTTTTTCTAATGAATTCGTTTGCGAAGGCTTTCTTTcgtatcgtcttcgtcattcCGTGTCTGTACAAGACGATCGCCACGTTGCACGTCTCCCCGACCGAATGGTCCAAGTGGAAGGTGCAGTTTTCATCGTCGCATATTCCGCTATTGAAATTCTTCTACGATTCCAAAATTCACGATGAAGCAAAATATCGCAAACTCAACAGTAACAACACAGTGCGCCACGTTTACCGCCAGCTGGACTCGGATCTGACCTTATTGCTGCGTAGCCACTTTACGCATTGTCTTTTTGAAGTCTCGCTGCTGATTTTTCTTGATTTCCTGGACTACCCAGCTATTGATTCGCCGCGCTGGAATGTCATCATTCGCTTTATTGACGTGTTCGGAATTTTTACAAGCCTTCTCATATTTCACGTGGCTTTTGCACTTTTTGCTTTTGATATGAAAATGGCCAATTACTATCGGGGCCTGGCAAAAGGATCAAGTCTTCccaaggaaaaagaagagagcttATTAAATACGTGGAAACGCCTAATTGCCGCCTCTATCCCGTTGGCATGGTTTGTTCTGTTGTTGCTGGTCATAATACCTCAGTCTCACATTAGCCGTCCACCTTCTGAAGAATATGACGAAAAGATGACAACCCTCGTCTTATTCATCATGGTCTTGGCAGATATTTTTACCGGATGCAATAACACGAGCACCTGGCGTTATATTTTTCCTGGCAAAGCCTTTCTTACCTTTCTTGCCGTCATTACGTCCTTTGCCGTCACACCACACCCATCCACTCGTGGAGATTTCGTTTTTATCGGGCTTACCACCGGCAGATTAATTGCCTTGATCATCTGG
- the LOC136198111 gene encoding poly [ADP-ribose] polymerase tankyrase-like, whose amino-acid sequence MSLTYDKKAEAQKLAEGSLRELRDRTSALAAQLSPEMRKEWDNACLFWSSMKDNEEICKYMLENGADPNWISWDGMTSLHYAAASGRTSILKLLLSSSCIRVEAEDDWGFTSLCYAASRGKEECVRELLGAGASREHRTKSGESPYDLASKGGFDDVATALKV is encoded by the exons ATGTCGCTCACGTACGATAAGAAAGCAGAAGCTCA AAAACTCGCGGAGGGGTCCCTTAGAGAGTTGCGAGATCGTACAAGCGCTCTCGCCGCACAGCTTAGCCCAGAAATGCGAAAAGAGTGGGACAACGCTTGTTTATTCTGGTCGTCCATGAAAGACAACGAAGAGATCTGCAAATACATGCTGGAAAACGGAGCCGATCCAAATTGGATCAGCTGGGACGGCATGACGAGTCTTCATTACGCCGCAGCGAGCGGCCGAACATCCATTCTCAAACTCCTCTTGAGTAGCAGCTGCATCAGAGTGGAAGCTGAAGACGACTGGGGCTTTACCAGTCTATGCTATGCGGCAAGTCGTGGTAAGGAGGAGTGTGTTAGGGAACTGCTTGGAGCTGGAGCTAGTCGAGAACACCGAACCAAGTCAGGAGAGAGTCCCTATGATTTGGCTAGTAAAGGGGGGTTTGACGACGTTGCAACGGCTCTCAAAGTGTAG
- the LOC136199463 gene encoding dnaJ homolog subfamily C member 12-like produces MADLDAIVRRANVEKEEDLYGVLGCDELSSTEQINAEFKARALLCHPDKSDEPDAVKTFMRLQNARDVLSDPEKRKKYDLWRRSGLDVPFSAWLEGRMERSMHWAYEPKKKRTIEEASHEKQPTSKNEKNDLHVGKETFRQKTNSKTLEKFRKYQI; encoded by the exons ATGGCTGACTTAGATGCCATTGTCCGACGAGCAAATGtcgaaaaagaggaggatCTGTATGGGGTCCTTGGCTGCGATGAACTGTCCTCT ACTGAACAAATCAATGCCGAATTTAAGGCAAGGGCTCTTCTATGTCATCCCGATAAATCGGACGAGCCGGACGCTG TGAAGACGTTTATGAGGCTGCAGAACGCTCGAGACGTTCTATCAGATCcagagaaaaggaaaaagtaTGATCTTTGGCGGCGAAGTGGTCTGGACGTGCCGTTTAGCGCGTGGCTCGAGGGACGAATGGAAAGG TCCATGCATTGGGCATATGaaccgaaaaagaaaagaacaatAGAGGAGGCATCGCACGAGAAGCAACCAACGTCAAAAA atgaaaaaaacgatttaCACGTGGGAAAAGAAACATTTCGCCAGAAAACGAACTCAAAGACTTTAGAGAAATTTAGAAAATACCAAATTTGA
- the LOC136199464 gene encoding FUN14 domain-containing protein 1-like, with translation MASEPNGLPLLLSQPPYVQAGIACIPGWLSGHLLKKFGGAAACAVAGGSLLLLYLHNKGYVTVHWTAINKDVKQWKETTSNIQREHQEGFKKVLKKMKCFAQTHQYLSLGFMAGFGLGFLL, from the exons ATGGCATCAGAACCGAATGGCCTTCCTCTTCTGCTGTCTCAACCGCCTTACGTCCAAGCTGGAATTGCATGCATTCCAGGCTG GCTTTCTGGGCACCTTCTGAAAAAGTTTGGTGGCGCTGCAGCTTGTGCTGTAGCCGGAGGATCGTTGCTATTACTC TACCTTCACAATAAGGGATACGTGACTGTGCACTGGACAGCAATCAACAAAGACGTGAAACAGTGGAAGGAAACGACTTCAAACATTCAACGGGAACATCAGGAGGGTTTTAAGAAAGTTTTAAAGAAG ATGAAATGCTTTGCTCAAACTCATCAGTATCTATCACTTGGATTTATGGCTGGCTTTGGACTcggctttcttctctag
- the LOC136199465 gene encoding SH3 domain-containing protein 19-like — protein MSDDQNGSDAEDLPPIPPRPDEPKKPGRPTARPARPPPGAKPSVPTTRPTIISSRPKADDEPKKPPPIPPSRPISSASPPTMKKPPVPSMRPPAKETKDDDEENPDDEGEKQENTKQAPPPKPRAPPSRPGPPPRPAPSKEKREEEHEPSKAERPSKPPPHSKAKPDVPEMRPRKGTAPRPSPPRKRPEKANASENSAPDQTEEEVESGAGTGGKSPPQKPRPAPPKRTQASSISGKEDKPKPKPPAHRPLPKSRPTEPEGDGEEGSESAELAPRPKPKPKPSPTPAKDHSDDEDSKDSGKSTVAKPVPPKRAPRPTRAAVEEDDTEDVFEEKERGSPPEKKRPPPPSKPGPPKKPPPAAARPPPPKKKISHQGDEVREKETSATKPKPRPPPPAVIKREGPGRPGRPGGAPPPKRPPLKVENSTDEGQSRPKASTRRLSAKAVELDPPPPLPPRPGPSHILFRYTCKDPHGIANVDYFPENDDELSFSKGDIIVFLSRIDDNWLMGRNNTAEGMFPKKFVSVVKGLPGQGNPTFPSAVGIYDFETESSDELPFIAGDIIRLLDRVDDAWFRGSIGSAEGIFPADFVEILVDLPSSTSKTVTYAAQEQQSSNQQMTERLSGPRCRAKFDFSAESDNELNFSAGMEIKLIDRVSGDWLKGSIGDKVGIFPASFVDVLVALPEKIDDGKAEGNGPWAVAEFDFTGENDAELSFQAGDSITVLRRIDADWLGGNLRGKEGRFPVAYVKLDASAQLIADGEEMVRLSRHYRASTSDPTAGPHCIGTFDFDGQEGELSFKVGDVIVLTERVNDEWLVGRLNNQEGMFPVAFVDVVMDLS, from the exons ATGTCGGACGATCAAAACG GAAGCGACGCGGAGGATCTGCCTCCCATTCCACCTCGTCCAGACGAGCCAAAGAAGCCGGGTCGACCGACAGCACGTCCCGCAAGACCACCACCAGGAG CCAAACCTTCAGTGCCGACTACCCG tcCGACAATAATTTCCAGTAGACCGAAAGCTGATGACGAGCCGAAGAAACCGCCGCCTATTCCTCCATCTCGTCCAATAA GCAGTGCCTCTCCTCCGACGATGAAAAAA CCGCCTGTGCCATCGATGAGGCCACCggcgaaggaaacgaaagacgatgacgaggagaatcccgacgacgaaggggaAAAGCAGGAGAACACAAAACAG GCTCCCCCACCTAAACCTCGTGCTCCTCCCTCTCGACCCGGACCGCCGCCACGACCCGCGCCTTCAAAGGAGAAACGCGAGGAGGAGCATGAACCTTCGAAGGCGGAACGGCCGTCCAAGCCGCCGCCTCATTCCAAAGCGAAACCGGACGTGCCGGAAATGCGACCGAGAAAAGGCACGGCGCCAAGGCCGTCGCCGCCTAGAAAACGACCAGAGAAG GCAAATGCTAGTGAAAATTCAGCGCCA GATCAAACCGAAGAGGAGGTTGAAAGTGGTGCCGGTACCGGTGGGAAATCTCCGCCTCAAAAACCCAGGCCAGCACCTCCCAAACGAACTCAAGCT AGTAGCATTAGTGGCAAAGAAGATAAGCCAAAGCCAAAGCCTCCTGCTCATCGTCCTCTTCCAAAAAGTCGTCCTACGGAACCAG AAGGAGATGGGGAAGAAGGCTCCGAATCCGCCGAGCTTGCTCCGAGGCCGAAGCCAAAGCCGAAGCCTTCTCCAACG CCTGCGAAAGATCATAGCGATGACGAAGATTCAAAGG ACTCCGGCAAGAGCACTGTAGCCAAACCGGTTCCTCCAAAGCGAGCACCACGACCGACAAGGGCAGCCGTTGAAGAG GACGATACTGAAGACGTTTTTGAAG AAAAGGAACGCGGGTCTCCACCGGAAAAGAagcgtcctcctcctccgtcgaAACCCGGACCGCCGAAAAAGCCGCCGCCAGCCGCAGCCAGGCCTCCGCcaccgaagaagaaaatcagtCACCAAG GCGACgaggtaagagaaaaagagacgtcgGCAACTAAACCGAAACCGAGACCTCCACCACCTGCTGTCATAAAACGCGAA GGTCCTGGTCGGCCTGGTCGACCGGGTGGGGCACCACCTCCAAA GCGACCGCCGCTTAAAGTTGAAAATTCGACCGACGAAG gaCAATCTCGTCCCAAGGCTTCAAC acgacgactttcggCAAAGGCTGTCGAA CTCGACCCACCTCCTCCACTTCCGCCACGACCAGGGCCAAGTCACATACTTTTCCGTTACACA TGCAAAGATCCTCATGGCATCGCTAACGTCGACTATTTTCcggaaaatgacgacgaactttcgttttcg AAAGGCGACATCATTGTCTTCTTGAGCCGCATTGACGACAATTGGCTGATGGGACGCAACAACACCGCCGAAGGAATGTTTCCCAAAAAGTTTGTTTCAGTCGTCAAAGGTCTTCCTGGACAG GGAAATCCGACGTTTCCTAGTGCGGTCGGAATATACGACTTCGAAACAG AATCTTCGGACGAACTCCCCTTCATTGCTGGCGATATCATCCGCCTGCTggatcgcgtcgacgacgcgtggTTCAGGGGGAGCATTGGCAGTGCCGAGGGCATCTTTCCAGCcgacttcgtcgaaattctc GTCGATCTTCcttcttcgacttcaaaaACCGTGACCTACGCCGCTCAAGAGCAGCAGTCGTCTAATCAGCAAATGACAGAAAGGCTATC GGGACCTCGCTGTCGAGCCAAGTTCGACTTCTCGGCGGAAAGCGACAACGAGTTGAATTTCTCGGCGGGGATGGAAATCAAATTGATCGATCGTGTCAGCGGCGATTGGCTGAAGGGTTCCATTGGCGACAAAGTAGGCATTTTTCCTgcctctttcgtcgacgttcttgtCGCTTTGCCGgagaagatcgacgacggcaaagcGGAAGGCAACG GTCCATGGGCTGTTGCGGAGTTTGATTTCACAGGAGAAAACGATGCAGAACTATCTTTTCAG gcTGGCGATTCCATCACCGTCTTGCGTCGCATAGACGCCGACTGGCTCGGAGGAAATCTTAGAGGCAAAGAGGGTCGATTTCCCGTCGCCTACGTCAAGCTCGACGCGAGCGCTCAATTAATTGCcgacggcgaagaaatgGTTCGACTTAGCCGACACTACAGAGCCTCG ACAAGCGATCCCACGGCGGGACCCCATTGTATAGGTACATTTGATTTTGACGGGCAGGAAGGCGAGTTGTCGTTCAaagtcggcgacgtcatcgtcttgaCGGAGCGGGTGAACGACGAGTGGCTCGTCGGACGGCTGAACAATCAGGAGGGCATGTTTCCCGTGGCGTTCGTTGACGTTGTCATGGATCTTTCGTAA